From Pelagibacterium flavum:
CCATTTGGCCCAATCGAGGCTAGCTTGAATCTCTTCTTCGGCCTCCTCGGCATCTTCGGTCAATTTGCCGACAAGCTCGAAGTCTTCCGTAATAAGGCTGTGGTCCGCGTGAACGTGAGCGAGCAGCGGGGCAATCTCGGCGATCATCTCTGCGATGGTCTCGGGCTCTGGACGGAAAGGGCCTTCCTCGCGCGTACGCGCTGTCCACTCGATCTCATTGCCGCTGTTTGCGGCCCTGTTCTCGATCCAGCTATTGGCCGGCACCGAACGCATGTCCAAGATGGCGATGCCATCGGCATCGAGCGTCAGGACAATTTCGGCGCGAAACGTGTCGCCCCCATACAATTTATCGTCGATGTGGTCCGCGAGTGTGACGGATGCGGACGAGGTCCTAGCGATGTTGGCCATTTTTGGCGCTCCTTTGATAGGCTGATCGGGCGCCAGGCCAAGCCCCATGCTCGGTCTGACGTGATAAGATCTCGATGCGAACCGGTGCGGTTGGCTTTTCACATCCCGGACATGGCAAGCCATGCCGGGACGACCCGGTTCAAAATCTTGAAAATATCAGCCGCAAACGCGGCATGTGATTCGGATGGTCTTTTGACCAGCCGCAGTCCCGATCAGCCGCAAGGTGCGGCAAGTAGCCTACGCGGGGAGCGCATGCGACGGGGCAGGCGGGGGTCCTGCCACGGTCTGTAAATGCTCTCGCATACTCTCGACCAAAGAGTAAAGCACGGCATGATTCCAACCTTGCAAAAGGGTTAAAGGTCGGCCGATCGAGGTAAGGGCAGGGTGGTGGTGGGAGCGCCCGTTGACTCTCCTCATGCGGCCATCACCGCGCCAGTCTGGCGCTCAAAGTGTCGGAATTGCCCTTTGGAGAGCCGCAGTTTTCGGGCAAATGTGCGATAACGCAAGCGGGGAAAGGGCCGGAGCTTTGTCGGTGGTTCAGTAGCATATTGTCCGACCCATCTTTCCCGCTGTGTAATAGCTCGAGAACCTTCACAGTATGGTGTTGGCTGTCCGGTTCTTTCGCCCGAAACGCAGCATCGATGCGTGAAGGCATTCCCGCTCTGCGGGACAAGGGGCCAATCATCCTTTCCGCAGGTTCGACTTGCGCGTTGCCAATAAAGCGGGCACCGGCTTTTTGGTTCGGCAACGCGAATAGGGGTAAACGTGCGGAAAGGGTGATTGGCGCACAACCAGATCGGCAAATGGGCACAAGCGCACAAGACGCACAATGGTGTCGCACGGAACATGCGCGTTCGTACTGTGCGTCGACTGACTGCACCCATGGAGGCCAGCTGACGCCGCCTGGCGCGACGTGGTGGTTTTGCGCGTCGGAAACGTGAATTTTCTTTCGATGAATGATCCCGTTCGTGAAGCGGAACAAGACCGATGCGGTCGATGCCAAGCCGATTTGCGAGGCGGCGCAGCGCCCCGGCATGCGCTTTGTTGCGCTAAAGAGCAAAGAGCAGCAGGCCGCTGGGAGAGGCGTCGGGGTCGTAGGCGGTCGAAGGAGGGTATGGCACAACGCTCGGCGAGACGGGGCTGGAAGAACCAGGGAAACGGCAGAGCGCTTGCCAGGCGCGCAAACCGGAACTGGTTCCGGTCCGCGAACTCTCATACTGGCCCGCAGCTATCGCTCTGCTCATCGAGGCGGTATAGATGACAGCATCCAACTAGGTGCCAACGTACCCCGATTTACCGCTTGCCTCCAAAGGGGCGTCTACAGATGCCGTTGACACAGCCTTGTATTGCTGTGCCGGCGATCCTGGGTCTGCAAAGAACCGATCACCGTTCTTGAGCCCACCTCGGCTTCTCCCGCCCGCCTTGTACCAAACGCGAAGCGTCGCATGCGGGCATGGCTTTGCCGAAATAATAGCCCTGACCATACTCGCCGCCGCGCCGGACAATCTCCTGCATTTCCTGTTGTGATTCAATTCCTTCCGCGATAACGGGCAGTCCAAGGCTCTTGGCAAGATCAATCACGGAACTGACGATCTTGGCGCTTCCGGCATTGGACTGCATCGAGGAGATAAAAGATCGATCGATCTTGATCTTGTCGAATTTCAGTTCACGCAGGTTGTAGAGACTTGAATAACCGGTTCCGAAGTCGTCCAGCGAGATTTTTATTCCGAGTTCCTGGATCGCGACCAAAGCAGAGCGCGCAGCCTCGATGTCGGCAACAAGCGACGTCTCAGTGACTTCTATCTCAAGTCGTTTTGGCGGGAAATCAGTCTCCGAGAGGGTGGCGAGCAGCTTAACCGGCAAAAGAGGGTCGGTAAGATGGATTGCAGAAATGTTGAGCGAAATCGTGATGTGGTTGGGCCAGTCAAGCGCATCAAGGCACGCACGGCGTAACAGATCGTAGGTCATATCACCAATCAGGCCAAGCTTTTCCACGATGGGAATGAAGACGTCCGGTGCGATATGGCCTTGCGTTGGATGGTGCCAGCGCGCCAGGATTTCGAAGCCGACAAGCTGCCCCTCTGTCAGATGCATGAGAGGCTGGTAGTGCGGCTGGATGTCCTTTTGTAACACCGCCCGCCGCACGTCCCGTTCGAGCGCCATGCGCTCGCGAAGAGCGTCTTCCATGCCTTGTGCAAAAAGCCGATAGGTTCCCCGACCTTCTTCCTTGGCGCGATACATCGCCATGTCGGCGGCGCGAAGCAGAGTATCTGCATCCGCTCCGTCATCTGGACAAAGAGATATGCCTACGCTCGCGCCCACTTCAACGACCTGGTCGCCAATGCTGATCGGATGGCTGAGGTCGGCCACGATGCGGGCAGCCAAAGCGGATGCAGCCTCAGCGGGAGTTGCATTCGCGCAATCAAGGATCACGCCGAACTCGTCGCCGCCCAAGCGCGCCACAGTGTCTTCATTCCTGGTCAACGCGCCCAGACGTTCAGCGATTTCGCGCAACACGTCATCGCCTGTAGCGTGGCCATTGATGTCGTTGATTGGTTTGAAGCCGTCTAAATCGACAATCATCACTGCGGAGCGCGTAGAGCCGCGCTGGGCGCGAGCGACAGCCTTACCCAGCGTGTCAGCGAAAAGCCGTCTGTTCGGTAATCCTGTGAGCGCATCGTGCCTCGCCAGTGACTCGGCGAGACGATGAGCGGCTTCTGTTGCCTCGTGAGCTTTTTCAAGCGCTGCCACATGTCTTTGATAGGTCTGTTCCTTTTCTTGGGCGGCTTTGGCCTCGGCCAATTTGAGGCTGGAGATATCGGTGTCGGTCCCGACAATGCGCGCAACACTGCCATCAGGCATGAATTCTACGGGTCGTCCGCGGCTTAGAACCCAGATGTAGTGCCCGTCCTGATGCCTTTCGCGGTACTCGAAAGCGTTTTGGTGAAGTTCGCCGGAATTCTGCTGGTTGGTTTCGCGAATCAGCCGCTCCCTATCCTCGGGATGGACGCGCTCGAGCCAGGCTTGGCGGGATGGGTCTACCGGATCGTTGGGGCCTATGCCCCGCATCGTTCGCCACATGGGCGAGAAATAGGCCGTGCCGGTCTTTAGGTTGTGGTCCCAGACGCCTTGACCTGCGCCCTCAAGGGCAAAATTCCATCTGCTCTCGCTTTCGGCCAACGCATCTTCCGCCAACTTGCGCCCGGTAATGTCCCGGGAAACACCGACGAGGCCCTTAATCGCCCCGCTCGCGTCGCGCAGTGGTAGCTTTGAGGTCGCCAACCACTTCTTCTCGCCAGAGGCAGTCACGATAAACTCCTCAAGGTCGATTTTCGGTTGCCCCGATTTCAATACGGTCTGTTCGTCGGCGAAGAACTTTTCCGCCAGTTCTCTGGGATGTAGGTCGAAATCGGTTCTACCGGTCAGGTCGCCAACTGAAAGTCCGAGGTCCGTTGCAACCGCCACATTGGCAACAACGAAGCGGCTGTCTGCGTCCTTTACGAATAGGTAATCAGGCACGCAATTTATCACGGTACGAAGGAGGTGTTCCTGTGAAACGAGATCTAACAGTGACGTGTTCGTACCCATCGAAGACGGGAGCATTCCGTGGTTGATATCCGATCGACGGCGCGCGTTGACCCGGCGCGCTTTGTTTGGGTCTGTGTAGGACAAGCCCGTCTCCTCTCGAATGCACGGCGCAAATCAGGCGCGGACGGTATCAGCGCGTAATTGCCAAGCGATTAACCAGTGAAGGGTCCTCATCGCCCGCGTTGCGGCTCCGCCGCTGCCGGCCTCAAACGTTTCACTCTCGGCCAATCAATGTCCAGCCGATGATTGCTGCTGAGAAGTGATCGATTGGATGCTCCCTCCCGATGCCGAGCGTCGACCGCAAGGCCGGTCGGGTTATGGTACCTTTGGCTGCAAGGTCTGCGCGACGAGGGTAAACGGCGTGAAAATGACGAACAGCGAGCAATTTGTGAAAGGAGCGCTTAACCCTTCCAACAGTTTTTACGAATTGACTGCAACACGTCGGGTGGCAGGTTAAGTACGGAAATGGGCTATTAATCCAGTCGTGATCCAATAACTCAAGTAATTGAGGGCTCAGAAAAACGATGGACGACAGCCAGCTCTTCGAAACGCTTACGCGCGCCGTCCCAGGACTTGTCTGGGTCTGTGACGCGCACGGCCATGTAGAGTTCAACAATGCCAACTGGACAGAGTTCACCGGTCTTCCACAGAGCCACGGTCTCGGACAGGGGTGGCTGGATGCCATTCATCCGGCCGACGCCGCAGCGTTTCGCGCGCAATTGCCGATCGATCAAAACACCCAGGAAAATGTGCAGGCCGAAATGCGCGTTCGTCGCCATGATGGTGTTTTCCACCGTCATCTGCTCAATGTTCGCTACGTGGGTGACGGCAAATGGGTGGGTTGCGCGATCGATGCTCACGATTGGCTGACGACCGAACTTCGTGATGCCACCCAGGGCCATATTCTGGAGATGGTCACGGCAGGTCTCGAACTGTCGCACCTACTCGCGGAGCTTTGCAGGGCCGCGCAACGCCAGATCCCGGGAGCGACCTGTAGCATATTGCTCGTTGATGCAGCCAAGGGATGCTTTACTGCGGGCCATGCTCCCAATCTGCCTGTGGAAATGATGTCGGCGGTCCCCGCCATCAAAATTGGCACCGGCGTTGGTTCATGCGGCACTGCCGCGTTCGAAAAGCGCGACGTCATCAGCACAGATATCGCCAATGACCCTCTTTGGGACAGCTGGAGAGAAATGGTACTGCCGCTGGGGTTTCAGGCCTGCTGGTCAAAGCCAGTCTTTGCCTCCAATGGTGACGTCATTGCCTCGTTCGGCTTCTACTTTCAAGAAAAGCGCGCGCCCAATCCCGCGGAACTCCATGAGCTTACACGGTTGCGTGGCCTTGCGTCCCTGGCAATCGAACGCGCCCGTATGTTTGAGGCCTTGCGCGAAAGTGAGGAGCACTACCGGCACACGGTGGAGCAGAACCCTCAAATTCCTTGGACTTCCGATCCGCACGGCCACATCTTGAGTGTGTCATCGCGTTGGACAGAAATGACCGGAATCAGTCAGTCCGAAGCCCTCGGCAATGGCTGGCTACAGGCCTTGCACCCCGACGATATCACACCGACAATTGAAAACTGGGATGAGGGACTGTCCACCGGGAAACCGGTGGACATCAATTACCGCATTCGCCTCAAGGATGGAGATTATCGCTGGGCACGCGCTCGAGCAACGGCTCGCAAGGACGAACTGGGAAAGATCATCCGGTGGTATGGGACAGTCGAAGATATCCACGAGCAATATCTCGCCAGTGAGAAGCTCCAGCGTCAGGCTTATCAAGATGACCTGACAGAACTGCCAAACCGCCGACGATTTGTCGAAGAGCTAAAACGACGCCTGGGCTCTTTGCGTGACACGATCGGCTTGATGGTCCTGGATATGGATGACTTCAAGCTCGTCAATGATCGATACGGCCACCTCACGGGCGACGCGGTTCTCCGCCTTTTTGCCCGCTATCTCCAGCGTATCGTGGCGTCCGATGAATTTGTCGCACGCCTCGGTGGCGACGAGTTTGCAATCATCTGCTGCAACATCTCTGACGACCATTGTCTGGCCGATAGGGCGCACTCAATTGAGGTGCAGCTCGAAACGTATCTCAAGTCCAACAAGAAGACCCGCTCCTGTCGTCCCAGCATAGGTTGCACCGTTGGGAAGCGCGGCGATAGCCCCGATGAGGTGTTCAAGCGGGCCGATCTGGCGCTTTACGCTGCCAAAGCTGCTGGCAAAAGCACCGTCAGGCTCTTTAACCCCGGTATCCGCAGTGCAGCATCCAAACGGAGCGAAGCCCTAGAACTGGCAAGGACCGCTCTTCGTGAACATTGGATCGAGCCATTCTACCAGCCGATAATCAATCTTAAAGACCAGAGCATTCGTGGCTTTGAAGCCCTATTGCGTATCCGGCATCCCAACAAGGGGCTTCTCACGCCCATTGAGATAAAAGACGCTCTGGACGATCC
This genomic window contains:
- a CDS encoding sensor domain-containing phosphodiesterase, whose amino-acid sequence is MDDSQLFETLTRAVPGLVWVCDAHGHVEFNNANWTEFTGLPQSHGLGQGWLDAIHPADAAAFRAQLPIDQNTQENVQAEMRVRRHDGVFHRHLLNVRYVGDGKWVGCAIDAHDWLTTELRDATQGHILEMVTAGLELSHLLAELCRAAQRQIPGATCSILLVDAAKGCFTAGHAPNLPVEMMSAVPAIKIGTGVGSCGTAAFEKRDVISTDIANDPLWDSWREMVLPLGFQACWSKPVFASNGDVIASFGFYFQEKRAPNPAELHELTRLRGLASLAIERARMFEALRESEEHYRHTVEQNPQIPWTSDPHGHILSVSSRWTEMTGISQSEALGNGWLQALHPDDITPTIENWDEGLSTGKPVDINYRIRLKDGDYRWARARATARKDELGKIIRWYGTVEDIHEQYLASEKLQRQAYQDDLTELPNRRRFVEELKRRLGSLRDTIGLMVLDMDDFKLVNDRYGHLTGDAVLRLFARYLQRIVASDEFVARLGGDEFAIICCNISDDHCLADRAHSIEVQLETYLKSNKKTRSCRPSIGCTVGKRGDSPDEVFKRADLALYAAKAAGKSTVRLFNPGIRSAASKRSEALELARTALREHWIEPFYQPIINLKDQSIRGFEALLRIRHPNKGLLTPIEIKDALDDPRLADSIGTRMARCVIDHMSKCAAVDIMYGQVSLNLATENLVNTKYVDDLLGYLKENQLPPDAIKLEITERVLMDDLGDVVVANLGKLREIGIGISLDDFGTGYASLVHLQAFPVDEIKIDRSFIAGLGTDANKGEIVHAMLGLAKTLGLVTVAEGIETQGEALRLAAWGCDFGQGYLFDRPMPFEQAKRLMAGQHRHRKHN
- a CDS encoding putative bifunctional diguanylate cyclase/phosphodiesterase codes for the protein MSYTDPNKARRVNARRRSDINHGMLPSSMGTNTSLLDLVSQEHLLRTVINCVPDYLFVKDADSRFVVANVAVATDLGLSVGDLTGRTDFDLHPRELAEKFFADEQTVLKSGQPKIDLEEFIVTASGEKKWLATSKLPLRDASGAIKGLVGVSRDITGRKLAEDALAESESRWNFALEGAGQGVWDHNLKTGTAYFSPMWRTMRGIGPNDPVDPSRQAWLERVHPEDRERLIRETNQQNSGELHQNAFEYRERHQDGHYIWVLSRGRPVEFMPDGSVARIVGTDTDISSLKLAEAKAAQEKEQTYQRHVAALEKAHEATEAAHRLAESLARHDALTGLPNRRLFADTLGKAVARAQRGSTRSAVMIVDLDGFKPINDINGHATGDDVLREIAERLGALTRNEDTVARLGGDEFGVILDCANATPAEAASALAARIVADLSHPISIGDQVVEVGASVGISLCPDDGADADTLLRAADMAMYRAKEEGRGTYRLFAQGMEDALRERMALERDVRRAVLQKDIQPHYQPLMHLTEGQLVGFEILARWHHPTQGHIAPDVFIPIVEKLGLIGDMTYDLLRRACLDALDWPNHITISLNISAIHLTDPLLPVKLLATLSETDFPPKRLEIEVTETSLVADIEAARSALVAIQELGIKISLDDFGTGYSSLYNLRELKFDKIKIDRSFISSMQSNAGSAKIVSSVIDLAKSLGLPVIAEGIESQQEMQEIVRRGGEYGQGYYFGKAMPACDASRLVQGGREKPRWAQER